From Lycium ferocissimum isolate CSIRO_LF1 chromosome 12, AGI_CSIRO_Lferr_CH_V1, whole genome shotgun sequence, one genomic window encodes:
- the LOC132039741 gene encoding soluble inorganic pyrophosphatase PPA1 isoform X1 translates to MLRFSYVIIVSRGLPGIIKMSTENGDELSPQRRAPRLNERILSSLSRRSVAAHPWHDLEIGPEAPSVFNVVIEISKGSKVKYELDKKTGLIKVDRILYSSVVYPQNYGFIPRTLCEDNDPMDVLVLMQEPVLPGCFLRARAIGLMPMIDQGEKDDKIIAVCADDPEYRHYTDIKQLPPHRLAEIRRFFEDYKKNENKEVAVDDFLPPSSAVDAIQYSMDLYAEYILHSLRK, encoded by the exons ATGCTTCGATTTAGTTATGTGATCATTGTTTCAAGAG GTTTACCAGGAATCATAAAAATGAGCACTGAAAACGGTGATGAACTATCTCCACAAAGACGTGCCCCTCGTTTGAATGAGAGGATCCTGTCATCTTTGTCCAGGAGGTCTGTTGCTGCCCATCCTTGGCACGACCTCGAGATAG GACCCGAAGCTCCAAGCGTCTTCAATGTT GTCATTGAGATATCAAAAGGAAGCAAAGTCAAATATGAGCTGGACAAGAAAACTGGTCTTATTAAG GTTGATCGCATCCTGTATTCTTCAGTGGTTTACCCTCAGAACTATGGCTTCATTCCCCGAACACTGTGTGAAGATAATGACCCAATGGATGTATTAGTCCTCATGCAG GAACCTGTCCTCCCAGGTTGTTTCCTTCGAGCTAGGGCAATAGGTCTGATGCCTATGATTGATCAG GGAGAGAAAGATGATAAGATCATAGCAGTGTGCGCTGATGATCCAGAATATCGCCACTACACTGATATAAAGCAGCTTCCCCCTCACCGCCTAGCTGAAATTCGCCGCTTTTTTGAAGATT ACAAGAAGAATGAAAACAAAGAGGTGGCTGTTGACGATTTTCTGCCTCCAAGTTCTGCTGTCGATGCCATCCAGTACTCCAT GGACCTGTATGCCGAATACATATTACACAGCTTGAGGAAGTGA
- the LOC132039741 gene encoding soluble inorganic pyrophosphatase PPA1 isoform X2 codes for MSTENGDELSPQRRAPRLNERILSSLSRRSVAAHPWHDLEIGPEAPSVFNVVIEISKGSKVKYELDKKTGLIKVDRILYSSVVYPQNYGFIPRTLCEDNDPMDVLVLMQEPVLPGCFLRARAIGLMPMIDQGEKDDKIIAVCADDPEYRHYTDIKQLPPHRLAEIRRFFEDYKKNENKEVAVDDFLPPSSAVDAIQYSMDLYAEYILHSLRK; via the exons ATGAGCACTGAAAACGGTGATGAACTATCTCCACAAAGACGTGCCCCTCGTTTGAATGAGAGGATCCTGTCATCTTTGTCCAGGAGGTCTGTTGCTGCCCATCCTTGGCACGACCTCGAGATAG GACCCGAAGCTCCAAGCGTCTTCAATGTT GTCATTGAGATATCAAAAGGAAGCAAAGTCAAATATGAGCTGGACAAGAAAACTGGTCTTATTAAG GTTGATCGCATCCTGTATTCTTCAGTGGTTTACCCTCAGAACTATGGCTTCATTCCCCGAACACTGTGTGAAGATAATGACCCAATGGATGTATTAGTCCTCATGCAG GAACCTGTCCTCCCAGGTTGTTTCCTTCGAGCTAGGGCAATAGGTCTGATGCCTATGATTGATCAG GGAGAGAAAGATGATAAGATCATAGCAGTGTGCGCTGATGATCCAGAATATCGCCACTACACTGATATAAAGCAGCTTCCCCCTCACCGCCTAGCTGAAATTCGCCGCTTTTTTGAAGATT ACAAGAAGAATGAAAACAAAGAGGTGGCTGTTGACGATTTTCTGCCTCCAAGTTCTGCTGTCGATGCCATCCAGTACTCCAT GGACCTGTATGCCGAATACATATTACACAGCTTGAGGAAGTGA
- the LOC132040338 gene encoding heavy metal-associated isoprenylated plant protein 30-like, protein MPRGRPLSLQTVELKVRMCCPGCERVVKDAIQKLRGIDSVEVEVEMEKVTVMGYVDRKKVLKAVRRAGKRAEFWPYPNPPLYFTSSNNYFKDTTTEYRESYNYWRHGYNASDKHGTIPISYRGDDKVSNLFNDDNVNSCTLM, encoded by the exons atgcctAGGGGTCGACCACTTTCTTTGCAG ACAGTGGAACTCAAAGTAAGGATGTGTTGCCCAGGTTGCGAGAGAGTTGTCAAAGACGCTATCCAAAAGCTTAGAG GGATTGACTCGGTCGAGGTGGAGGTGGAGATGGAGAAGGTGACAGTAATGGGATACGTTGATCGTAAAAAGGTGCTAAAGGCAGTGAGAAGGGCAGGAAAGAGGGCAGAATTCTGGCCATATCCCAATCCACCTCTATATTTCACATCATCAAATAATTACTTCAAAGATACAACAACAGAGTACAGAGAGAGCTATAATTACTGGAGGCACGGCTACAATGCCAGTGACAAGCATGGTACTATACCTATAAGTTATCGAGGAGATGACAAAGTTAGCAACTTGTTTAATGATGATAATGTCAATTCTTGTACTCTCATGTGA
- the LOC132040009 gene encoding probable cinnamyl alcohol dehydrogenase 1 isoform X1, which produces MSYNLCIVEMTSGSANENCLGWAARDPSGVLSPYEFNRRAVGSDDVLLDIAFCGICFADVVWSRNKLGHSKYPLVPGHEITGTVRELGTNVKHFKVGDHVGVGTYVNSCRECEYCSDGLEVHCEKGAIYTFDGIDVDGTVTKGGYSSYIVVNERYCFRIPENYPLASAAPLLCAGITVYTPMIRHNMNQPGKSLGVVGLGGLGHLAVKFGKAFGLNVTVFSTSISKREEALKLLGADNFVISSDEQQMTALSKSFDFIINTASGDIPFDPYLSLLKTAGTLVLVGFPSEVKFIPGNLILGMKSIVGSVTGGTKQTQEMLDFCASHKIYPEIEIVPIQYANEALERLIKKDVKYRFVIDVGNSLK; this is translated from the exons ATGTCATACAACTTGTG CATAGTTGAAATGACTTCTGGAAGTGCAAACGAGAATTGCCTTGGTTGGGCTGCGAGAGATCCATCTGGAGTTCTTTCACCTTATGAATTCAACCGGAG GGCAGTTGGCAGTGATGATGTTCTGCTAGACATTGCATTTTGTGGAATATGTTTCGCTGATGTTGTCTGGAGCAGGAATAAACTTGGACATTCAAAATATCCTCTAGTGCCAGG ACATGAAATTACGGGAACTGTGAGAGAGCTTGGTACAAATGTTAAGCACTTTAAAGTTGGCGACCATGTTGGAGTTGGAACATATGTTAATTCATGCAGGGAATGTGAATATTGTAGTGATGGATTAGAAGTTCATTGTGAAAAAGGAGCAATATACACTTTCGATGGTATAGATGTGGATGGTACAGTTACTAAAGGGGGATACTCCAGTTacattgttgttaatgaaag GTACTGCTTTAGAATACCTGAAAATTACCCACTTGCATCTGCAGCACCTTTACTATGTGCTGGAATTACTGTTTATACTCCGATGATAAGACATAACATGAACCAACCTGGAAAATCTCTAGGTGTGGTTGGATTAGGTGGTCTAGGTCACTTAGCAGTGAAGTTTGGAAAGGCTTTTGGATTGAATGTAACAGTATTCAGTACAAGTATATCTAAAAGAGAAGAGGCGTTGAAGCTTCTTGGAGCAGACAATTTTGTAATTTCATCGGACGAACAGCAGATGACG GCGCTGAGTAAGTCGTTTGACTTCATTATTAACACTGCTTCTGGAGATATTCCTTTCGATCCATACTTATCGTTGTTAAAGACTGCGGGCACTCTTGTTCTGGTTGGCTTCCCAAGTGAAGTGAAATTTATTCCAGGAAACTTAATCCTCG GTATGAAGAGCATCGTTGGGAGTGTAACTGGTGGAACAAAGCAGACACAAGAAATGCTGGATTTCTGTGCTTCCCACAAAATTTATCCAGAGATTGAGATAGTCCCAATTCAGTATGCTAATGAAGCACTCGAAAGGTTGATAAAGAAGGATGTCAAATATCGTTTTGTAATTGATGTAGGGAACAGCCTCAAGTAA
- the LOC132040009 gene encoding probable cinnamyl alcohol dehydrogenase 1 isoform X2, with product MTSGSANENCLGWAARDPSGVLSPYEFNRRAVGSDDVLLDIAFCGICFADVVWSRNKLGHSKYPLVPGHEITGTVRELGTNVKHFKVGDHVGVGTYVNSCRECEYCSDGLEVHCEKGAIYTFDGIDVDGTVTKGGYSSYIVVNERYCFRIPENYPLASAAPLLCAGITVYTPMIRHNMNQPGKSLGVVGLGGLGHLAVKFGKAFGLNVTVFSTSISKREEALKLLGADNFVISSDEQQMTALSKSFDFIINTASGDIPFDPYLSLLKTAGTLVLVGFPSEVKFIPGNLILGMKSIVGSVTGGTKQTQEMLDFCASHKIYPEIEIVPIQYANEALERLIKKDVKYRFVIDVGNSLK from the exons ATGACTTCTGGAAGTGCAAACGAGAATTGCCTTGGTTGGGCTGCGAGAGATCCATCTGGAGTTCTTTCACCTTATGAATTCAACCGGAG GGCAGTTGGCAGTGATGATGTTCTGCTAGACATTGCATTTTGTGGAATATGTTTCGCTGATGTTGTCTGGAGCAGGAATAAACTTGGACATTCAAAATATCCTCTAGTGCCAGG ACATGAAATTACGGGAACTGTGAGAGAGCTTGGTACAAATGTTAAGCACTTTAAAGTTGGCGACCATGTTGGAGTTGGAACATATGTTAATTCATGCAGGGAATGTGAATATTGTAGTGATGGATTAGAAGTTCATTGTGAAAAAGGAGCAATATACACTTTCGATGGTATAGATGTGGATGGTACAGTTACTAAAGGGGGATACTCCAGTTacattgttgttaatgaaag GTACTGCTTTAGAATACCTGAAAATTACCCACTTGCATCTGCAGCACCTTTACTATGTGCTGGAATTACTGTTTATACTCCGATGATAAGACATAACATGAACCAACCTGGAAAATCTCTAGGTGTGGTTGGATTAGGTGGTCTAGGTCACTTAGCAGTGAAGTTTGGAAAGGCTTTTGGATTGAATGTAACAGTATTCAGTACAAGTATATCTAAAAGAGAAGAGGCGTTGAAGCTTCTTGGAGCAGACAATTTTGTAATTTCATCGGACGAACAGCAGATGACG GCGCTGAGTAAGTCGTTTGACTTCATTATTAACACTGCTTCTGGAGATATTCCTTTCGATCCATACTTATCGTTGTTAAAGACTGCGGGCACTCTTGTTCTGGTTGGCTTCCCAAGTGAAGTGAAATTTATTCCAGGAAACTTAATCCTCG GTATGAAGAGCATCGTTGGGAGTGTAACTGGTGGAACAAAGCAGACACAAGAAATGCTGGATTTCTGTGCTTCCCACAAAATTTATCCAGAGATTGAGATAGTCCCAATTCAGTATGCTAATGAAGCACTCGAAAGGTTGATAAAGAAGGATGTCAAATATCGTTTTGTAATTGATGTAGGGAACAGCCTCAAGTAA
- the LOC132040009 gene encoding probable cinnamyl alcohol dehydrogenase 1 isoform X3 yields the protein MNSTGVGSDDVLLDIAFCGICFADVVWSRNKLGHSKYPLVPGHEITGTVRELGTNVKHFKVGDHVGVGTYVNSCRECEYCSDGLEVHCEKGAIYTFDGIDVDGTVTKGGYSSYIVVNERYCFRIPENYPLASAAPLLCAGITVYTPMIRHNMNQPGKSLGVVGLGGLGHLAVKFGKAFGLNVTVFSTSISKREEALKLLGADNFVISSDEQQMTALSKSFDFIINTASGDIPFDPYLSLLKTAGTLVLVGFPSEVKFIPGNLILGMKSIVGSVTGGTKQTQEMLDFCASHKIYPEIEIVPIQYANEALERLIKKDVKYRFVIDVGNSLK from the exons ATGAATTCAACCGGAG TTGGCAGTGATGATGTTCTGCTAGACATTGCATTTTGTGGAATATGTTTCGCTGATGTTGTCTGGAGCAGGAATAAACTTGGACATTCAAAATATCCTCTAGTGCCAGG ACATGAAATTACGGGAACTGTGAGAGAGCTTGGTACAAATGTTAAGCACTTTAAAGTTGGCGACCATGTTGGAGTTGGAACATATGTTAATTCATGCAGGGAATGTGAATATTGTAGTGATGGATTAGAAGTTCATTGTGAAAAAGGAGCAATATACACTTTCGATGGTATAGATGTGGATGGTACAGTTACTAAAGGGGGATACTCCAGTTacattgttgttaatgaaag GTACTGCTTTAGAATACCTGAAAATTACCCACTTGCATCTGCAGCACCTTTACTATGTGCTGGAATTACTGTTTATACTCCGATGATAAGACATAACATGAACCAACCTGGAAAATCTCTAGGTGTGGTTGGATTAGGTGGTCTAGGTCACTTAGCAGTGAAGTTTGGAAAGGCTTTTGGATTGAATGTAACAGTATTCAGTACAAGTATATCTAAAAGAGAAGAGGCGTTGAAGCTTCTTGGAGCAGACAATTTTGTAATTTCATCGGACGAACAGCAGATGACG GCGCTGAGTAAGTCGTTTGACTTCATTATTAACACTGCTTCTGGAGATATTCCTTTCGATCCATACTTATCGTTGTTAAAGACTGCGGGCACTCTTGTTCTGGTTGGCTTCCCAAGTGAAGTGAAATTTATTCCAGGAAACTTAATCCTCG GTATGAAGAGCATCGTTGGGAGTGTAACTGGTGGAACAAAGCAGACACAAGAAATGCTGGATTTCTGTGCTTCCCACAAAATTTATCCAGAGATTGAGATAGTCCCAATTCAGTATGCTAATGAAGCACTCGAAAGGTTGATAAAGAAGGATGTCAAATATCGTTTTGTAATTGATGTAGGGAACAGCCTCAAGTAA